DNA sequence from the Thunnus maccoyii chromosome 7, fThuMac1.1, whole genome shotgun sequence genome:
ttgttcttcttctccaaTAGTGCTCTGTAAAGAAATAAGAGTACTATCACTGTCCTCATCATTATCCTCATAATTAGGATTAATTCTGTATATGCAGTTATGAATACCTCATCTGTCACACATGAACATTATAAGACATTATAATTCAGGTTTATTTACACAATAAATGGAAACCAAAAAAGTGCTAGTCAGGAAAATAAGAGTctgaataaatgtaattgttCAGCCTGCATAATAGTTACTCATGGtcaaattataattatttatagaCAACTGATGAATCttaatgatttaaatgtttgGATAACCTTGTGCATGAATAGTAAACACAGTGCATCACATTGAAACTAAAGCAGAGTGTAAATATTACAGAGTGTTGTTCAGCTTCTCACTCGGACTTTTGAGCTGTAAATGTCACTGACCTCCTTCGGTTCTGCTTCAATCTCATCTTTGACCTCTTTGGCCTCATTGTCTGCTACAGGCTCAGCTGAAACCTCTTTGTTCACCTgaaaatgcatgcacacatacaaatagCCATCATCaaagtgcacaaaaaatatatgcCTTTGATGTTCCTCTCATTACGCTCACTTttcaaatcaattattttccAGATTTAAAACTTTGTCTTGAGGTGATCACAACTTAAATAGGTAACTGATGCTAAAGTCAGGCCCTCAAGCATGTTATTTGATCAATCACAATTGCATTTTCTGACATCGGCTCTACTTAGTTGTCACCAGCCTTTCAAGAATTTAGAGGAAGTGATAATGTTATAATTTCACAGAAACCACTATTTGTTATCAAATGTTAGTCACAATAAATAGCTAATTaagtgaaaatgtataagcAACCACTGTCACTCTTCAGCAGTCatcaaaattaatcaaaattcAAATTAGGTCTGTCCATGCTGCTTGTATTTGAGTTGAATCCTCACCAGAGACTCCAGACTGTCTGTTGGAGAGACAGGCACATCACTGCTGGAAGTGGGGTCAGCCTGTCTGACACACAGCTCCACAGAGCCACCTTCCACTCCTGAGAGCAGGATTAAACTGGTCTCCACCCAATCAGTGCAGTCCCTCTGAGGACAGACACAGAAACTTACACAGAGCACATTGCAAAGCTTACAATTACAGATCCTGTCTGTTTAACAGTTGACACTCCTGCTGGATTTTTGCAATGATTGTACACATATCAGCTTGTTGTTTACCTGTAGCTTTCTGCACTCCTCCATCTCATTTTCACCTTCAATTTGATGTGGGTTCTGTAAAATCTGCTCCTCCACAATCAGCTGGCATGAGCTAaagtcaaaaacacacattcatgatAAGTGAACCCCGGAGACAATCCTCCTGTCAGTCCCCTCCCAGACACACATCTTGTTTACTTTCAGTCTTTTAGCAACTAAACATGCTTTAGCCATAATTtcttttctgtacattttttggTTATCACTGCACTCTGTAGTAAATtctattgtatttatttaatcataaCTTACTCATATTACCTGCATCTGAAATCTAAATTGTAAAAATGGATACAACGTCTGTTACCTGGTGATGTATTTGGAAAAAAAGCCAAGTTTCTCAGCCAGCACCTTGGCATCCTCATCCAGTTTCTGTAGTGAGATGTTTGTAATGTATTGGTGATCCTGTTCTTGGCTCTGGTCCTCACTATGGTCAGACACCATAAGGAGCAACAGATCCAACATCCAGCGAGTCTGAGCCATTTGAATGGAATTGACCTGGTAGGAGAGGAAACACTTAAACTCAAGACAGCACCTTTGTACATTacagcatattttttttaacaacagaaAGCCAAAAAGGCAATTcgaataaaaataatatatttcagAGTAtcactctcctctccctcaACAACCACAATGTCCCCGAGGAAGGCCCTGAAACCACAAGTGCTCTGGAGCTGCTTAGTAaccaaagtataaaaaaaacagtagcaGGGTGAAGCAAGGTGTTGGAAAACAAATAGGTTTTCTATAAAGACATCACTGTGAAAACTGAGGAGGCTGGAAGGGCCTGCAAAGATGTGGATTAAATGGCAGAGACGATCCACAAGAGATATGTGGTTTAGAGCCTTTTCTGCAGAGGGACATCAGTCAGTGAACATGACAGTTCAAAGATCAGAGCAGAAGGGAGGAAGATCGGGCAttgcaaaaacagcaaagaacTCTAATATTACAGAAAACTTTGGGGACACACTTGTTAAATATTTTAGCAATAAATTGCTAACCAAACACATTCTTTAAATagataataatagtaaaagaTAGATAGTAATAGATTAGAGTTTttgcaccatttaaaaaaaaaaaagtaaacttcTATTGACAGTTTGGCTGAACCTTGTTGATGCTCACCTCCTCCATTAGTCTCTGGTTCTCACAGTCAGTGAAGTTGGACAGGCTGGTTATGAACTCCTGCACTTTGTCTAACATCTTTCCTGTCTCTGtactgttacacacacacacaacaaagtgTCTTAGACCATGACTACCAGGGAGTATCTCaatttcagcattaaaacataTGTAGTCTTAATTTCTCATTGAGTCTTGTCTTTTGATGAATATACCTGTTAATGTGTATATAGAAGCTTAGAGGCTTAGATGTCTTCTAAGAAACTACTACTTTATTGGGATGTTATCCAACTTAATACATGTATTTTCACAGGAAGTATTAATAAACAATCAGGGGGTTTGAATGAGATTTGAAATCAAAATTGTGAGTGGATGGCAATTCTAAGACCATACTCATGATTTACATGAATCAGCAAATCTTTGTTGCTGTGTTGGTTACCTACACCTGGCACATTCTCAGAATAGGTCACAGATAAATGACAGGTGTTTGTGAGGCAACCACAGTATATGCATATTTGATAAACACAAACTTCGTCATACTGAAGAACTTTCTAAAGTTTTATTGTGGTGTGAACTTTTCTACAAAATGCTGATAAATAAAGCATCTGTTTTTCCATTAAATTCACAATTTAAACTTACCAACCAATTATATTGAGACAGATTAGTGTCTACATTTTAGGATAAGTAGTAATACCATTCAATGCAAAACTTACTAAAGGTTGAGCTTGTGTTTGTCCTTTTCATTCACTGTCTGCACAATGGAGATCTTCTGCAAGGCTTCTTCAGCCAAACTTTGCCAATTGTACAGTCCCTTTTCCAGCCTCAGCCATTCAGAGACCAGCATCTTTTCTGGACAGCCAATCACTGCTCCAAGCTTGGCGACCCAGGACTCCATCAATCCGAGCAGTGACACGATCAGTCCGTGGATTCCTGAAACAGCATGGCTGGAATCAGTTCCAACAGATCAGTCCACATCCCAAGGATTTACTTTTTTAATCCCGACAATGAAGCCACTTTAAGCATGTTGCCATGCAATGtttatgaattaattaatttataaatcaTTAAGCCTTTAAACAGTTTCCTCCTGTCTTATTGACAAAGCTCATAAAAAACGAGGCAGATATATGAAGTCTCTGTAAttagagtgtatgtgtgtgtgtttatagaaGGTATTACTTGTGTTGTGGGGACATAGATCTTTTTTCGAAGTCACATTGTGGGGACCCGTCTCCCTTTTGGAGACAAAAAGCAAGGCCCCATaatgtaaattaatatattttaggGTGAAGTACAGGTGAaggttaaagttagggttagAGTAAATCTCaaggaaataaatgtaagtcaacgtaatgtcctctgaagtgatggaaacacaactctgtgtgtgtgtgtgtcagtgtttgtttcagACACCCATTTGGACTACAGTCAAACAGAAACTAAATCAGTGTCAAGTGATAGTGTCTGTAGGCCTCGAAATCATACTCTTTAGCTCCTTTAAAATCTCtcacatgttaaaaaatgtgaatatttcgGCCCTCACCATTCTCTCCACTGACTTGCGAGTCCAGCTGTTTATGATGCTCAGATATGACCCTGGCCAGCTCCATTAGGACCTGCTGGCCTCCAGGAGGTTCACCATCAGGGCCCAAGTGTCTTCTGAACAGCTGAAGGCTCATATCCAACCACCTTTCCTGAACATGGCCAAGTTCGCCTAATGTCTGCTGGCAGCAAAGCAACTCCTCACCTTGATAGTGCTCACACTGCAGGGCCAACATCTGCAGAGACAAGAACAACAAAAGACAATAAAGGATCATTTTCTGCTGTACTATATGACCCAACATATGCCACACACACTAGATATTTGGAATAAAATCTAAATGAAGGTTGGTTAAGTGTCCACTGTCTTATTCTACTGCTACACAAGGTGTAGatcacattttatcatttcatgaGTCAGCAGAATACTGTATCTTAAAAACATATGGAACTACTAGTTTGTCCTGAGCTGAAGCATGTTTGAGCATCAAGCCAAGAGTTCACTGCTCAGTTAAACCCTAACAAGACAATTTTTCATAGTTTATGCATTGTGGCAAGTGATAATAAGCACTGGAGATGAGGCTAATGAGAGATAAAAGTGATGAAATGTTGCGATTACATCAGAAACATTACACAAATGAGACAAATCAAATACATCAGATAGATAACATCAATGAAGgcaatgagaaaaaacacacacacagagaaagtaAATGCATTGTCTTACTTCTGACCACTGCTTCAAATCAGCATGAATCCCTTCCACTGAAGCTTTCTCATATTTTGGGTCAGTACACCTTGAAAAGGAGAAGGAGCATCATTGGcattcacaatcacacacacacacacacacacacacaatacaatacaatacacacacagatcaatCTCCTCTTCTATAAATTGTTCTGAATGATAACCACCTACACCATACTGGGTGTTAAGTCCCAATAAGAATGCAAAATTAGGTTATTATAGTTTTCCAGGGACTGAAACATCTAAAGGACTTTTTTCAGGTAATGAGATTTTGAGTTGACACTCTGTGTTTTAGATATGATCTCATATGAAGTTTATTTTAACTTAGGGTGGCTTTTCATAATAGATAATCatagtaaaatattaaatgatcTCATGCGGTATTTCTACTCGTCTGTACTTGTTCTGTGTGGTGCAGAAGGCGAGCCACTTAGTGATGCCTTGCTGGATGGCACTGATCTGGTCACACTGAGAATGttcagtcttcttcagctgagACATGAAAGCAGTCAGCTGTTCTCTCCAGTAGTCTGTAAGCTCCATGATGATATTCAGGTCCTCTGTGTCCTACAGCAGGATGGTTACTGTCATAGTCAGAGTCTAACAGAACCACCTGGGATATTTACAAAGAGGAGTTATGGGTTTTTGCAAAAAGTGCATTTGTTACCTTTGAAGCGAGGTACATGCTGCAGTGCTCTGCTGTCTTAAACCAGCTCTGCCCATTGAAATGCAGCCGTTTGACCAGCTCCAGCTTCTTCACACTGATAACCTAACAATCGTAGAAAGATATATTGAAACTTGTTTGGAGAAAATTGAATTAATATTGGTATCCTTCAGaaattttaccatttttattGAGAACAGTTGAGTAGAAATTGTGTCCCAGCAACCCAAAAATACTGATGTAAAGTTAAAGTTAATACATACTATCAAACCCATTAACAAGGCTGTGCATATTATAAAATTTTACCCAGTAACGGACAaatctttttcatgtttcaacACTGAACATGGATACATGGAgttttcagaaaataaaaccCTAGCTATCCATATTAATAACTTTCTTATTCCTTCTGACAACcaaaatcaattaatctttcTTATTCATCCACCATAATAATACACACGTCACTGACATTCAAGGTGAGTACAGCTGTAAAAAACGAAACATAAAAATCATGGCTCACACACCTTGAGGGCAAGGCAGAAGGTGCGTTGGCTCCAGCAGTCTCTCTCCTCAGTCATCTGGAGCAACTGAGTCTCAAGGCGACCCCTCTGCAGCTCATACAGCTGATGGTAACCTTGAACCACACTGAAAAGAGCACATAGATCATGTGAGAGGGAACACCAGGTcacattttgtacttttgtactGCCCATTTGCTGAACTACTGCTGTACTTAGGCTCTATCTCAGAGTGAAATGTTATAttgttgttatatttatttggttctcttcaacattttttgcaaaatgAATGAAGGATACAGTATAGAGTGTCTTTATCTATAGAGTAGTTATCCTTTATATATCATATCCATATATGTAATTGCCTCTGTTTCTCATGGATTTTTAATCAAGGTgcaaatatgaaataatgaaataaaatactcaTGGCAACCAGATAAATAATGTTCACGCTGCTGAAATTAGGAATGCATCAGCCTGTTGTAGAATTAGAGTTGGACTGAATGAACTCATGTTCAGTTCAGTCCTACAGGGGGCACTGACTCTGAGTTGGTGTGAGTCTGATCAAGGGCATCAGCCAGCTGCTGGTGAGCACGCTCCGCCTGGTGGGAAACAAAGGAATCATGGTCTCTGATCCTGGACAGTTCCCTGTGAGcagg
Encoded proteins:
- the axdnd1 gene encoding axonemal dynein light chain domain-containing protein 1 isoform X4: MSASMRASSAPSSSRSEPAMDTRVADLNIQVPVDSRKTQPHLVHNQIIPDELLVSLTSTVCNRKTLGHTAHHRHCKGCGIRRPDAVWHHPLGRKKYKYFLEQPTSLTGAGRDISFLCDAMVTQRKTTALPPLTDRCGIGDTQNLSVSESLIPEEYHIVKNKGLRSLEFFEDAFTVQLQDDEQKIRVFPSLKPSGRLEVVQLMRMMDDMLEKAGVDQQSQELTELSQMEGLLELVQTEQNIYNIVFHELIRQVSVGCAERGQLLAKLSSCVCVSRQRYQSLLERIPRRLKALHTEAVAQRALDRRLTEEIHRIKTSIQQLSTELSRIRDHDSFVSHQAERAHQQLADALDQTHTNSDVVQGYHQLYELQRGRLETQLLQMTEERDCWSQRTFCLALKVISVKKLELVKRLHFNGQSWFKTAEHCSMYLASKDTEDLNIIMELTDYWREQLTAFMSQLKKTEHSQCDQISAIQQGITKWLAFCTTQNKCTDPKYEKASVEGIHADLKQWSEMLALQCEHYQGEELLCCQQTLGELGHVQERWLDMSLQLFRRHLGPDGEPPGGQQVLMELARVISEHHKQLDSQVSGENGIHGLIVSLLGLMESWVAKLGAVIGCPEKMLVSEWLRLEKGLYNWQSLAEEALQKISIVQTVNEKDKHKLNLYTETGKMLDKVQEFITSLSNFTDCENQRLMEEVNSIQMAQTRWMLDLLLLMVSDHSEDQSQEQDHQYITNISLQKLDEDAKVLAEKLGFFSKYITSSCQLIVEEQILQNPHQIEGENEMEECRKLQRDCTDWVETSLILLSGVEGGSVELCVRQADPTSSSDVPVSPTDSLESLVNKEVSAEPVADNEAKEVKDEIEAEPKESTIGEEEQKEICQTEELVVSPATDEAQKAFSDLTTVGLLQQELHESELQVQSAEQRALKAEEALQAALEKIKDLEKQLHDQSSLEPKSSEEKKKTPPPSPPPVTDPAPPKKTTSEAKSSSSTKKTKKR
- the axdnd1 gene encoding axonemal dynein light chain domain-containing protein 1 isoform X1 produces the protein MSASMRASSAPSSSRSEPAMDTRVADLNIQVPVDSRKTQPHLVHNQIIPDELLVSLTSTVCNRKTLGHTAHHRHCKGCGIRRPDAVWHHPLGRKKYKYFLEQPTSLTGAGRDISFLCDAMVTQRKTTALPPLTDRCGIGDTQNLSVSESLIPEEYHIVKNKGLRSLEFFEDAFTVQLQDDEQKIRVFPSLKPSGRLEVVQLMRMMDDMLEKAGVDQQSQELTELSQMEGLLELVQTEQNIYNIVFHELIRQVSVGCAERGQLLAKLSSCVCVSRQRYQSLLERIPRRLKALHTEAVAQRALDRRLTEEIHRIKTSIQQLSTELSRIRDHDSFVSHQAERAHQQLADALDQTHTNSDVVQGYHQLYELQRGRLETQLLQMTEERDCWSQRTFCLALKVISVKKLELVKRLHFNGQSWFKTAEHCSMYLASKDTEDLNIIMELTDYWREQLTAFMSQLKKTEHSQCDQISAIQQGITKWLAFCTTQNKCTDPKYEKASVEGIHADLKQWSEMLALQCEHYQGEELLCCQQTLGELGHVQERWLDMSLQLFRRHLGPDGEPPGGQQVLMELARVISEHHKQLDSQVSGENGIHGLIVSLLGLMESWVAKLGAVIGCPEKMLVSEWLRLEKGLYNWQSLAEEALQKISIVQTVNEKDKHKLNLYTETGKMLDKVQEFITSLSNFTDCENQRLMEEVNSIQMAQTRWMLDLLLLMVSDHSEDQSQEQDHQYITNISLQKLDEDAKVLAEKLGFFSKYITSSCQLIVEEQILQNPHQIEGENEMEECRKLQRDCTDWVETSLILLSGVEGGSVELCVRQADPTSSSDVPVSPTDSLESLVNKEVSAEPVADNEAKEVKDEIEAEPKESTIGEEEQKEICQGELTVCESPVVNLIDYDGNITQRKLGESSVRLNGTEELVVSPATDEAQKAFSDLTTVGLLQQELHESELQVQSAEQRALKAEEALQAALEKIKDLEKQLHDQSSLEPKSSEEKKKTPPPSPPPVTDPAPPKKTTSEAKSSSSTKKTKKR
- the axdnd1 gene encoding axonemal dynein light chain domain-containing protein 1 isoform X5; the encoded protein is MSASMRASSAPSSSRSEPAMDTRVADLNIQVPVDSRKTQPHLVHNQIIPDELLVSLTSTVCNRKTLGHTAHHRHCKGCGIRRPDAVWHHPLGRKKYKYFLEQPTSLTGAGRDISFLCDAMVTQRKTTALPPLTDRCGIGDTQNLSVSESLIPEEYHIVKNKGLRSLEFFEDAFTVQLQDDEQKIRVFPSLKPSGRLEVVQLMRMMDDMLEKAGVDQQSQELTELSQMEGLLELVQTEQNIYNIVFHELIRQVSVGCAERGQLLAKLSSCVCVSRQRYQSLLERIPRRLKALHTEAVAQRALDRRLTEEIHRIKTSIQQLSTELSRIRDHDSFVSHQAERAHQQLADALDQTHTNSDVVQGYHQLYELQRGRLETQLLQMTEERDCWSQRTFCLALKVISVKKLELVKRLHFNGQSWFKTAEHCSMYLASKDTEDLNIIMELTDYWREQLTAFMSQLKKTEHSQCDQISAIQQGITKWLAFCTTQNKCTDPKYEKASVEGIHADLKQWSEMLALQCEHYQGEELLCCQQTLGELGHVQERWLDMSLQLFRRHLGPDGEPPGGQQVLMELARVISEHHKQLDSQVSGENGIHGLIVSLLGLMESWVAKLGAVIGCPEKMLVSEWLRLEKGLYNWQSLAEEALQKISIVQTVNEKDKHKLNLYTETGKMLDKVQEFITSLSNFTDCENQRLMEEVNSIQMAQTRWMLDLLLLMVSDHSEDQSQEQDHQYITNISLQKLDEDAKVLAEKLGFFSKYITSSCQLIVEEQILQNPHQIEGENEMEECRKLQRDCTDWVETSLILLSGVEGGSVELCVRQADPTSSSDVPVSPTDSLESLVNKEVSAEPVADNEAKEVKDEIEAEPKESTIGEEEQKEICQGELTVCESPVVNLIDYDGNITQRKLGESSVRLNGTEELVVSPATDEAQKAFSDLTTVGLLQQELHESELQVQSAEQRALKAEEALQAALEKIKDLEKQLHDQSSLEPKSSEA
- the axdnd1 gene encoding axonemal dynein light chain domain-containing protein 1 isoform X2 — translated: MSASMRASSAPSSSRSEPAMDTRVADLNIQVPVDSRKTQPHLVHNQIIPDELLVSLTSTVCNRKTLGHTAHHRHCKGCGIRRPDAVWHHPLGRKKYKYFLEQPTSLTGAGRDISFLCDAMVTQRKTTALPPLTDRCGIGDTQNLSVSESLIPEEYHIVKNKGLRSLEFFEDAFTVQLQDDEQKIRVFPSLKPSGRLEVVQLMRMMDDMLEKAGVDQQSQELTELSQMEGLLELVQTEQNIYNIVFHELIRQVSVGCAERGQLLAKLRQRYQSLLERIPRRLKALHTEAVAQRALDRRLTEEIHRIKTSIQQLSTELSRIRDHDSFVSHQAERAHQQLADALDQTHTNSDVVQGYHQLYELQRGRLETQLLQMTEERDCWSQRTFCLALKVISVKKLELVKRLHFNGQSWFKTAEHCSMYLASKDTEDLNIIMELTDYWREQLTAFMSQLKKTEHSQCDQISAIQQGITKWLAFCTTQNKCTDPKYEKASVEGIHADLKQWSEMLALQCEHYQGEELLCCQQTLGELGHVQERWLDMSLQLFRRHLGPDGEPPGGQQVLMELARVISEHHKQLDSQVSGENGIHGLIVSLLGLMESWVAKLGAVIGCPEKMLVSEWLRLEKGLYNWQSLAEEALQKISIVQTVNEKDKHKLNLYTETGKMLDKVQEFITSLSNFTDCENQRLMEEVNSIQMAQTRWMLDLLLLMVSDHSEDQSQEQDHQYITNISLQKLDEDAKVLAEKLGFFSKYITSSCQLIVEEQILQNPHQIEGENEMEECRKLQRDCTDWVETSLILLSGVEGGSVELCVRQADPTSSSDVPVSPTDSLESLVNKEVSAEPVADNEAKEVKDEIEAEPKESTIGEEEQKEICQGELTVCESPVVNLIDYDGNITQRKLGESSVRLNGTEELVVSPATDEAQKAFSDLTTVGLLQQELHESELQVQSAEQRALKAEEALQAALEKIKDLEKQLHDQSSLEPKSSEEKKKTPPPSPPPVTDPAPPKKTTSEAKSSSSTKKTKKR
- the axdnd1 gene encoding axonemal dynein light chain domain-containing protein 1 isoform X3, with the translated sequence MSASMRASSAPSSSRSEPAMDTRVADLNIQVPVDSRKTQPHLVHNQIIPDELLVSLTSTVCNRKTLGHTAHHRHCKGCGIRRPDAVWHHPLGRKKYKYFLEQPTSLTGAGRDISFLCDAMVTQRKTTALPPLTDRCGIGDTQNLSVSESLIPEEYHIVKNKGLRSLEFFEDAFTVQLQDDEQKIRVFPSLKPSGRLEVVQLMRMMDDMLEKAGVDQQSQELTELSQMEGLLELVQTEQNIYNIVFHELIRQVSVGCAERGQLLAKLSSCVCVSRQRYQSLLERIPRRLKALHTEAVAQRALDRRLTEEIHRIKTSIQQLSTELSRIRDHDSFVSHQAERAHQQLADALDQTHTNSDVVQGYHQLYELQRGRLETQLLQMTEERDCWSQRTFCLALKVISVKKLELVKRLHFNGQSWFKTAEHCSMYLASKDTEDLNIIMELTDYWREQLTAFMSQLKKTEHSQCDQISAIQQGITKWLAFCTTQNKCTDPKYEKASVEGIHADLKQWSEMLALQCEHYQGEELLCCQQTLGELGHVQERWLDMSLQLFRRHLGPDGEPPGGQQVLMELARVISEHHKQLDSQVSGENGIHGLIVSLLGLMESWVAKLGAVIGCPEKMLVSEWLRLEKGLYNWQSLAEEALQKISIVQTVNEKDKHKLNLYTETGKMLDKVQEFITSLSNFTDCENQRLMEEVNSIQMAQTRWMLDLLLLMVSDHSEDQSQEQDHQYITNISLQKLDEDAKVLAEKLGFFSKYITSSCQLIVEEQILQNPHQIEGENEMEECRKLQRDCTDWVETSLILLSGVEGGSVELCVRQADPTSSSDVPVSPTDSLESLVNKEVSAEPVADNEAKEVKDEIEAEPKEGELTVCESPVVNLIDYDGNITQRKLGESSVRLNGTEELVVSPATDEAQKAFSDLTTVGLLQQELHESELQVQSAEQRALKAEEALQAALEKIKDLEKQLHDQSSLEPKSSEEKKKTPPPSPPPVTDPAPPKKTTSEAKSSSSTKKTKKR